A single window of bacterium DNA harbors:
- a CDS encoding methionyl-tRNA formyltransferase — YRGAAPLQWALINGDEETGVAVFRLNEGVDTGPVFVQRKVMIHDEDNAEILGHRLAVIGAEILVETLDGLGDGTAEAIPQNDRLATHAPMLKKEDGQIDWTRKAKAVWGQIRGTTPWPGAFTSLHGKRLKIHAAEPIDHARRGKPGEITELTDEGLHVSCGQGALLVRELQLEGGKRLAADVFLKGHPLGVGDTLG; from the coding sequence TACCGCGGCGCCGCCCCGCTCCAGTGGGCCCTCATCAACGGGGACGAGGAAACGGGCGTCGCCGTCTTCCGGCTGAACGAGGGCGTGGATACCGGCCCGGTCTTTGTCCAGAGAAAGGTCATGATCCACGACGAGGACAACGCGGAAATCCTGGGCCACCGCCTGGCCGTGATCGGCGCGGAAATCCTGGTGGAAACCCTCGACGGACTGGGCGACGGAACGGCGGAGGCGATCCCTCAAAATGACCGTCTCGCCACGCACGCCCCGATGCTGAAGAAAGAAGACGGGCAGATCGACTGGACGCGCAAGGCCAAGGCCGTGTGGGGCCAGATCCGGGGCACGACGCCGTGGCCGGGGGCCTTCACGTCCCTTCACGGAAAGAGGTTGAAGATACACGCCGCAGAGCCCATCGACCACGCGCGCAGGGGCAAGCCCGGAGAGATCACGGAACTGACGGACGAAGGCCTGCACGTCTCTTGCGGCCAGGGGGCGCTTTTGGTTAGAGAGCTCCAACTCGAGGGCGGCAAACGGCTCGCGGCGGACGTTTTTCTCAAGGGCCATCCTCTCGGCGTCGGAGACACACTCGGATGA